One Candidatus Binatia bacterium DNA window includes the following coding sequences:
- a CDS encoding hydrolase, producing the protein MVDRSNEMAREPTTYFAATHDGWRLALHRYPVPGAPTVLVCPGYGCNRFFVDFDARYSLARFFASFGLDSWVVELRGRGASYPSGQCRSPDWWTFDDLALVDVPAVLSFVRGEVGHERMVWVGHSMGGMLLYAYLSAAGEEGPKPLGGVTLASPVVFPPVASEAARYLGQFFLSLPIGSRVPQRQVLGALWRLVGWTRAVEIGMNPANTDLDAAGEALRKALTNVSRGKLRQLAHWSMTGRFASADGTLDYRAGLRRVALPFLVCAGAADRLATVEAVGRGFELLGSPEKEFVVFSKDAGFSADYGHVDLVFGHRVREEVFPLLVDWITQAVGRC; encoded by the coding sequence ATGGTCGATCGCTCGAACGAGATGGCCCGGGAACCCACGACGTACTTCGCGGCGACGCACGACGGCTGGAGGCTCGCTCTCCACCGCTACCCGGTTCCGGGTGCCCCGACCGTTCTCGTCTGCCCCGGCTACGGTTGCAACCGCTTTTTCGTGGACTTCGACGCTCGATACTCCCTCGCGAGGTTCTTCGCCTCCTTCGGGCTCGACAGCTGGGTCGTCGAGCTTCGCGGCCGGGGCGCGAGTTATCCGAGCGGCCAATGCCGGTCGCCGGACTGGTGGACATTCGACGACCTGGCCCTGGTCGACGTTCCCGCGGTTCTTTCTTTCGTCCGCGGAGAAGTCGGACACGAGAGGATGGTCTGGGTGGGGCACAGCATGGGAGGCATGCTTCTCTACGCCTACCTCTCGGCCGCCGGCGAAGAGGGTCCGAAGCCGCTCGGCGGGGTGACACTCGCCTCGCCCGTCGTCTTCCCCCCGGTCGCTTCGGAAGCCGCGCGCTACCTGGGCCAGTTTTTCCTCTCCCTTCCCATCGGAAGTCGCGTCCCGCAGCGGCAGGTCCTCGGCGCGCTGTGGCGTCTGGTCGGCTGGACGCGTGCCGTGGAGATCGGGATGAATCCCGCCAACACGGACCTGGACGCCGCCGGAGAGGCTCTGAGAAAAGCCCTCACGAACGTCTCCCGGGGCAAGCTGCGGCAACTCGCCCATTGGTCCATGACCGGAAGGTTCGCCTCCGCGGACGGAACCCTCGACTACCGGGCGGGACTTCGTCGCGTTGCGCTTCCGTTCCTGGTTTGCGCCGGCGCCGCGGACCGTCTTGCCACGGTCGAGGCCGTCGGCCGGGGCTTCGAGCTTCTCGGAAGTCCGGAAAAGGAGTTCGTGGTTTTCTCGAAGGACGCCGGGTTCTCCGCGGACTACGGACACGTGGATCTCGTTTTCGGGCACCGAGTGCGGGAGGAGGTCTTCCCGCTTCTCGTCGATTGGATCACGCAAGCCGTCGGGAGGTGCTGA
- a CDS encoding epimerase has translation MTGKRVVVTGGAGFIGSHLADRLLADGNSVIAIDNFSTSHPRNVEHLMGHPNFRLIKLDVTDYVYVDGPVDAVLHLASLPSPVDYLRKPIPTLKVGALGTHKALGLARAKKARFLLASTSEVYGDPQVHPQPESYWGNVNPTGPRGVYDESKRFAEALTMAYHRYHGLETRICRIFNTYGPRMRPDDGRVVTNFVAQALRGEPLTVYDDGARTRSFCYVSDLVEGMVRLLDSEEVEPVNLGNPEEMTILEFAHLVRRLTGSRSEIVFVVPEDERTRDDPHTRRPDITKARKLLGWEPRVPLEEGLRRTIDYFRQILFPERA, from the coding sequence ATGACGGGAAAACGCGTCGTCGTCACGGGCGGGGCGGGGTTCATCGGCTCGCACCTCGCCGACCGGCTTCTCGCCGACGGGAATTCCGTGATCGCCATCGACAACTTCAGCACCTCGCACCCGCGGAACGTGGAGCACCTGATGGGCCACCCGAACTTCCGGCTCATCAAGCTCGACGTGACGGACTACGTGTACGTGGACGGCCCGGTGGACGCCGTGCTTCATCTCGCCTCCCTTCCGAGCCCCGTGGACTACCTGCGCAAACCCATTCCGACGCTGAAAGTCGGTGCCCTGGGAACGCACAAGGCGCTCGGCCTCGCCCGGGCCAAGAAGGCCCGCTTTCTTCTCGCTTCGACCTCCGAAGTCTACGGGGACCCCCAGGTGCACCCTCAACCGGAGAGCTACTGGGGCAACGTGAACCCGACCGGACCTCGGGGGGTGTACGACGAGTCGAAGCGCTTTGCCGAGGCCCTTACGATGGCCTACCATCGGTACCACGGTCTCGAGACCAGGATCTGCAGGATCTTCAACACCTACGGGCCGAGGATGCGTCCCGACGACGGGCGGGTGGTGACCAACTTCGTGGCACAGGCGCTGCGGGGGGAGCCCCTGACCGTGTACGACGACGGCGCGAGGACGCGGAGCTTCTGTTACGTGAGCGACCTGGTCGAGGGGATGGTGCGCCTTCTCGATTCCGAGGAGGTGGAGCCGGTCAATCTGGGAAACCCGGAAGAAATGACGATTCTGGAATTCGCCCACCTCGTCCGCCGGCTCACGGGGAGCCGATCCGAGATCGTCTTCGTGGTTCCCGAGGACGAGCGGACGCGGGACGATCCGCACACGCGGAGACCGGACATCACGAAAGCGCGGAAGCTGCTCGGGTGGGAACCCCGGGTGCCCCTCGAAGAAGGACTGCGCCGGACGATCGATTACTTCCGGCAGATCCTCTTCCCGGAGCGGGCTTGA
- the pdxH gene encoding pyridoxine/pyridoxamine 5'-phosphate oxidase: MPPDPIGKFGTWFARARRAGEPQPEAMALATSDPRGKPSVRFVLLKHVDRRGFVFFTDRRSRKGRELRNNPRAAAVLYWPRLGRQVRLEGRVEPVSSDEADRYWRTRPKTSQIAASVSRQSRRLASRTELLQEWRRLRKRFARTEVPRPAYWTGFRLVPETIEFWTHRAHRLHHRECFVRSPSGWKSFLLQP, from the coding sequence GTGCCACCGGATCCCATCGGAAAGTTCGGGACCTGGTTCGCCCGGGCGCGCCGCGCCGGGGAGCCGCAGCCCGAAGCCATGGCTCTGGCTACCTCGGACCCCAGGGGGAAACCGTCGGTGAGGTTCGTCCTGCTCAAGCACGTCGACCGCCGAGGGTTCGTCTTTTTCACGGACCGGCGGAGCCGCAAGGGGCGCGAGCTGCGGAACAACCCGAGGGCAGCCGCCGTCCTTTACTGGCCGCGACTCGGGCGGCAGGTGCGGCTCGAGGGGCGCGTCGAGCCCGTCTCTTCCGACGAGGCGGATCGCTACTGGCGAACGAGGCCCAAAACGAGCCAGATCGCCGCCTCCGTATCGCGTCAGAGCCGGCGTCTCGCGAGCCGGACCGAGCTCCTGCAGGAGTGGCGGCGGCTCCGAAAACGCTTTGCGCGGACGGAAGTTCCGAGGCCGGCTTACTGGACGGGCTTCCGTTTGGTACCCGAAACGATCGAGTTCTGGACCCACCGGGCGCACCGTCTCCACCACCGCGAATGCTTCGTGAGAAGCCCGAGCGGCTGGAAGTCCTTTCTCCTGCAACCCTGA
- a CDS encoding hypothetical protein (possible pseudo, frameshifted) yields MNFRDTLSLELNVFADFDPRLPPSYREAPYCFLANIDPVLQRSVLEQFRGPRMVGCDTMNHWIENSRRELESLLPAVDFLVINDEEARLLSGERNIVRAARRILEKGARSVLVKRGEYGVLRFSPDSVFAVPAFPLEEVFDPTGAGDTFAGGFMGALARWGHEDEQAVRRAIVYGTVLASFAVEDFGLGRLRTLTREELDRRYRQFVSLTDVPP; encoded by the coding sequence ATGAATTTCCGGGACACCCTGTCGCTCGAGTTGAACGTGTTCGCGGACTTCGACCCGCGGCTGCCGCCCTCGTATCGCGAGGCTCCGTACTGTTTTCTCGCGAACATCGACCCTGTCCTGCAGCGCAGCGTGCTGGAACAATTCCGCGGGCCCAGGATGGTAGGCTGCGACACGATGAACCACTGGATCGAGAATTCGCGGCGGGAGCTCGAGTCGTTGCTGCCCGCGGTCGACTTTCTCGTCATCAACGACGAGGAGGCGCGACTGCTCTCGGGAGAACGCAACATCGTGCGGGCCGCCAGACGCATCCTGGAGAAGGGAGCGCGGAGCGTGCTCGTCAAACGGGGGGAGTACGGGGTTCTGCGCTTTTCCCCCGACTCGGTCTTCGCCGTCCCCGCGTTTCCGCTCGAGGAGGTGTTCGACCCGACCGGGGCGGGCGATACCTTCGCGGGAGGATTCATGGGGGCCCTCGCTCGGTGGGGCCACGAGGACGAGCAAGCGGTGCGCCGGGCGATCGTCTACGGAACCGTGCTGGCCTCCTTCGCGGTGGAGGATTTCGGGCTCGGGAGGCTGCGCACGCTGACCCGAGAAGAGCTCGATCGCCGCTACAGGCAGTTCGTGAGCCTGACGGACGTGCCGCCCTGA
- the ugd gene encoding UDP-glucose 6-dehydrogenase, whose amino-acid sequence MKLCVVGTGYVGLVAGTCFAESGNDVVCVDIDAEKVGQLRRGTVPIYEPGLEELVRRNLEAGRLDFTTDLRDAVRRSLLCFLAVGTPEAEDGGADLSGIFGAAAQIAEAMDGYRVIVTKSTVPVGTSEKIRELVASRTRHEFDVASNPEFLKEGAAIEDFMKPDRVIIGCRGPRAIELLRELYAPFVRTEHPILVMSPESAEMTKYAANALLAARISLINEIANLCERTGAEVDDVRRGVGFDRRIGHHFLFPGVGYGGSCFPKDVRALIRTANQHGLPFRLLEAVEEVNERQKGILAEKVLSHFGGNVEGKRLAVWGLAFKPRTDDMRQAPSITIVGRLLEAGAELHVHDPEAMREARKIFGDRVVYHRVNYEALEGADALLLVTEWNQYRRPDFERMRRLMRQPVIFDGRNVYDPAEMREFGFVYYSIGRAPIFP is encoded by the coding sequence TTGAAACTCTGCGTGGTCGGGACCGGATACGTCGGGCTCGTGGCCGGGACGTGCTTCGCCGAGAGCGGGAACGACGTGGTGTGCGTGGACATCGACGCCGAAAAGGTCGGACAACTTCGCCGGGGCACCGTTCCGATCTACGAGCCCGGGCTCGAAGAGCTCGTCCGCCGGAACCTGGAGGCCGGGAGACTCGATTTCACGACGGACCTGCGCGATGCCGTACGGCGGTCGCTGCTGTGTTTCCTCGCCGTGGGTACGCCGGAGGCCGAGGACGGCGGGGCCGACCTGAGCGGGATTTTCGGAGCCGCGGCGCAAATCGCCGAGGCGATGGACGGCTATCGCGTGATCGTGACGAAAAGCACCGTGCCGGTAGGGACGTCGGAAAAAATCCGCGAGCTGGTCGCGAGCCGCACACGGCACGAGTTCGACGTGGCTTCGAATCCGGAGTTTCTCAAGGAAGGGGCGGCGATCGAGGACTTCATGAAGCCCGACCGCGTGATCATCGGCTGTCGCGGGCCGCGTGCCATCGAACTCCTCCGGGAGCTCTACGCGCCGTTCGTGCGGACCGAGCATCCGATTCTGGTGATGAGTCCGGAAAGCGCCGAAATGACGAAGTACGCCGCGAACGCGCTTCTGGCCGCGCGGATCTCGCTGATCAACGAGATCGCCAACCTTTGCGAAAGGACGGGCGCGGAGGTGGACGACGTGCGCCGCGGGGTGGGTTTCGACAGGAGGATCGGCCACCATTTCCTGTTCCCGGGCGTGGGCTACGGCGGGTCGTGTTTTCCCAAGGACGTCCGTGCTCTGATCCGAACGGCCAACCAGCACGGGTTGCCGTTCCGGCTTCTCGAGGCCGTCGAGGAGGTCAACGAGCGCCAGAAGGGGATCCTGGCGGAAAAGGTGCTGTCGCATTTCGGGGGAAACGTCGAGGGAAAGCGACTCGCGGTGTGGGGACTCGCCTTCAAGCCGAGGACCGACGACATGAGGCAAGCCCCGTCGATCACGATCGTCGGTAGGCTCCTCGAGGCGGGCGCGGAGCTCCACGTGCACGACCCCGAGGCCATGCGCGAGGCTCGCAAGATCTTCGGGGACCGCGTGGTCTACCATCGCGTGAATTACGAAGCTCTGGAGGGAGCCGACGCGCTGCTGCTGGTCACGGAGTGGAACCAGTACCGGCGCCCGGACTTCGAGCGGATGAGGCGCCTCATGCGGCAGCCCGTGATCTTCGACGGTCGGAACGTCTACGACCCCGCGGAGATGCGGGAGTTCGGGTTCGTCTACTACTCGATCGGGCGGGCTCCGATCTTCCCATGA
- the yqeY gene encoding aspartyl-tRNA amidotransferase subunit B — MPSESEIQQALVRAIKARAREEADTLRGLLTAIKNRKVETGKAELAEEEVLRLVRAERKKRLEAIEFARDAGRTDLVERNERECAVLERYLPPELDPAALENAIRELSRELGTKAIGPLMAALRDRYPGRFDAKLASELIRKLE; from the coding sequence GTGCCGAGCGAATCGGAAATCCAGCAGGCGCTCGTCCGAGCCATCAAAGCCCGCGCCAGGGAGGAAGCCGACACGCTGCGCGGGCTCCTTACGGCCATCAAGAACCGGAAGGTCGAGACCGGGAAGGCGGAACTCGCCGAGGAGGAGGTCCTGCGGCTCGTGCGCGCGGAGCGAAAAAAACGGCTCGAAGCGATCGAGTTCGCGCGCGACGCGGGCCGGACGGACCTGGTGGAGCGGAACGAGCGGGAGTGTGCCGTGCTCGAGCGCTACCTCCCGCCCGAACTCGACCCTGCCGCCCTCGAGAACGCCATCCGCGAACTCTCCAGGGAGCTCGGCACGAAGGCCATCGGGCCTCTGATGGCGGCTTTGCGGGACAGGTATCCGGGTAGATTCGACGCGAAGCTGGCGAGCGAGTTGATCCGCAAGCTGGAGTGA
- a CDS encoding ATPase codes for MFQSIDEVIERFARLHYICDRRIATVVYLAAKLEKPILVEGPAGVGKTELAKVLARALDHELIRLQCYEGLDEAKALYEWEYSKQLLYTQILKDKINEVVGGARTLAQAVERIAAEDDVFFSERFLLPRPLLRAILSERRTVLLVDEIDKADTEFEAFLLEVLSDFQVSVPEIGTVRARHVPLVVLTSNNAREMSDALKRRCLHLYIDFPPVSQELEIVRLKVPGISETLARELVEVVHRIRQLDLKKGPSISETLDWARALVLLNVDRLDGEMVAGTLNSLVKYEADLRKAERELREYVEERRKAEPGASDKDLLH; via the coding sequence GTGTTCCAGTCCATCGACGAGGTCATCGAGCGCTTCGCGCGACTGCATTACATCTGCGACCGGCGGATCGCGACCGTCGTCTACCTGGCCGCCAAGCTCGAAAAGCCGATCCTCGTGGAGGGCCCTGCCGGGGTGGGGAAGACGGAGTTGGCCAAGGTTCTCGCCCGCGCGCTCGACCACGAACTGATCCGGCTCCAGTGCTACGAGGGGCTCGACGAGGCCAAGGCGCTCTACGAGTGGGAGTACTCGAAACAGCTTCTCTACACCCAGATCCTGAAGGACAAGATCAACGAGGTCGTGGGCGGAGCCCGCACGCTGGCCCAGGCCGTGGAGCGGATCGCGGCCGAAGACGACGTGTTCTTCTCGGAGCGGTTTCTCCTGCCGCGTCCTCTGTTGCGTGCCATTCTTTCGGAGCGGCGAACGGTGCTGCTCGTGGACGAAATCGACAAGGCGGACACGGAATTCGAAGCTTTTCTGCTCGAGGTGCTGAGCGACTTCCAGGTGAGCGTGCCGGAAATCGGGACGGTACGGGCCCGTCACGTCCCGCTCGTGGTGCTCACGAGCAACAACGCCCGGGAGATGAGCGACGCGCTCAAGCGCCGTTGCCTCCACCTCTACATCGACTTCCCTCCGGTCTCGCAGGAGCTCGAGATCGTCCGCCTCAAAGTTCCCGGGATTTCCGAAACGCTGGCACGGGAGCTCGTCGAGGTCGTGCACCGCATCCGTCAGCTCGACCTGAAAAAGGGTCCGAGCATCAGCGAGACCCTCGACTGGGCTCGGGCACTCGTGCTGCTCAACGTGGACCGGCTCGACGGGGAAATGGTGGCCGGGACGCTCAACAGCCTGGTGAAATACGAGGCGGACCTGCGGAAGGCCGAACGCGAACTCCGCGAATACGTGGAAGAGCGCCGCAAGGCGGAGCCCGGGGCGTCGGACAAGGATCTCCTCCACTGA
- a CDS encoding deoxyguanosinetriphosphate triphosphohydrolase-like protein, whose product MKHAGLDFEERVLAPYAARSARSRGRVHPECEHPFRSAFQRDRDRIIHSSAFRRLEYKTQVFLNHEGDYYRTRLTHTMEAAQISRTIARALGLNEDLAEAVALAHDLGHTPFGHAGERVLHECMLPYGGFEHNAQSLRIVEKLERRYPGFPGLNLTFEVREGIVKHSPPYDRPLARDFEPGLAPALEAQIVDLADEIAYTAHDIDDGLQSGMLDAGDLLGVELWRESAALVWASHVQDPAVTRYQAIRHLIDRLVTDLVGNVRETLERNGIRSYEDVRRFGKPLAAFREPLREKFSELKAFLFEHLYRHPRVVRMTRKAQRVVRELFEEYMAEPRQLPEHVFRRAESEESLPRVVADYIAGMTDRFALEEHRKLFDPSARV is encoded by the coding sequence ATGAAGCACGCCGGCCTGGACTTCGAGGAGCGCGTCCTCGCACCCTACGCGGCGCGCAGCGCCCGCTCGCGGGGAAGGGTACATCCGGAGTGCGAGCATCCTTTTCGTTCGGCCTTCCAGCGGGACCGCGATCGGATCATCCACAGCTCCGCCTTCCGCCGTCTCGAGTACAAAACGCAGGTCTTCCTCAACCACGAGGGTGACTACTACCGGACCCGCCTCACCCACACGATGGAAGCCGCGCAGATCAGCCGCACGATCGCACGCGCGCTCGGTCTGAACGAAGACCTGGCCGAAGCGGTGGCGCTCGCTCACGACCTGGGCCACACTCCCTTCGGACACGCGGGCGAGCGCGTGCTGCACGAGTGCATGCTCCCGTACGGGGGATTCGAGCACAACGCGCAGAGTCTTCGGATCGTCGAGAAACTCGAGCGGCGGTACCCCGGGTTTCCGGGGCTGAACCTCACCTTCGAGGTTCGCGAGGGTATCGTGAAGCACTCGCCCCCGTACGACCGTCCCCTGGCCCGCGATTTCGAGCCCGGCCTCGCTCCGGCTCTCGAGGCCCAGATCGTCGACCTGGCCGACGAAATCGCCTACACCGCTCACGACATCGACGACGGCCTCCAGTCCGGGATGCTCGACGCCGGGGACCTCCTCGGAGTGGAGCTCTGGCGGGAAAGCGCGGCGCTCGTCTGGGCCTCCCACGTCCAGGATCCCGCCGTGACCCGCTACCAGGCCATCCGCCACCTGATCGATCGCCTGGTGACGGACCTCGTAGGCAACGTCCGCGAAACTCTCGAGCGAAACGGCATCCGCTCCTACGAGGACGTCCGCCGTTTCGGAAAGCCTCTGGCCGCTTTCCGCGAGCCCCTACGCGAGAAGTTCTCGGAACTCAAGGCGTTTCTCTTCGAACATCTCTACCGGCATCCTCGTGTCGTGCGGATGACACGGAAGGCCCAGCGCGTGGTACGGGAGCTTTTCGAGGAATACATGGCCGAGCCCCGCCAGCTTCCCGAGCACGTGTTCCGAAGGGCCGAATCCGAAGAATCGTTGCCCAGGGTCGTGGCGGATTACATTGCCGGTATGACGGACCGTTTTGCCCTCGAAGAGCACCGAAAGCTCTTCGACCCGTCCGCACGCGTCTAG
- the lepA gene encoding elongation factor 4: MDLARIRNFCIVAHIDHGKSTLADRLLEITGAVSEREKTEQMLDSMELERERGITIKASPVRLRYGDYVLNLIDTPGHVDFSYEVSRSLAACEGAILVVDATQGVEAQTVANAYLALEHDLEILPVINKIDLPSADPDRVRAEIEDIVGLDASSALLVSAKEGRGIREVLEGILRVVPPPRGSRQEPLRALVFDSWFDSYHGAVCVVRVFDGVLRRGVRIRMMATGKVFEVSRVGVFTPRPVEVEELGPGEVGFVMAGIKEVRDTQIGDTITYAERGVAVPLPGFRPVKPMVFCGLYPVETQQYGALRDAVEKLRLNDSSFTYEPETSSALGFGFRCGFLGLLHMDIVRERLEREFGLALIATAPTVEYRVRTTAGETLSVDSPAKLPPPQKIAAIEEPFILATIHVPEEALGSVLGLCEEKRGVQRELRFLGRGRFLLRYELPLSEVVLDFYDRLKSLTRGYASLDYEFLEWRPGDLVKLDLRINGEPLDALSSIVHREKAYVRGRELAQKMRELIPRQLFEVVIQAAVGSKVVAREVVKPLRKNVTAKCYGGDVTRKRKLLERQKEGKRRMKQVGRVEIPQEAFLAVLKVGT, encoded by the coding sequence ATGGACCTCGCTCGGATCCGGAACTTCTGCATCGTCGCCCACATCGACCACGGCAAGTCCACCCTGGCGGACCGCCTCCTCGAGATCACCGGGGCCGTGAGCGAGCGGGAAAAAACCGAGCAGATGCTCGACAGCATGGAGCTCGAGCGCGAGCGGGGGATCACGATCAAGGCGAGTCCCGTGCGGTTGCGATACGGAGACTACGTCCTGAACCTCATCGACACCCCGGGCCACGTCGACTTTTCCTACGAGGTGTCCCGTAGCCTCGCGGCGTGCGAGGGAGCCATCCTGGTCGTCGACGCGACGCAGGGCGTGGAGGCGCAGACCGTGGCGAACGCCTACCTGGCTCTGGAACACGACCTCGAGATCCTGCCCGTGATCAACAAGATCGACTTGCCGAGTGCCGATCCCGACCGTGTGCGCGCCGAGATCGAGGACATCGTGGGGCTCGACGCGAGTTCGGCCCTGCTCGTGAGCGCCAAGGAGGGACGGGGCATCCGCGAGGTCCTCGAGGGGATCTTGCGCGTCGTTCCCCCTCCGCGGGGAAGTCGGCAGGAGCCGCTCCGGGCGCTCGTGTTCGACAGCTGGTTCGACTCGTACCACGGAGCCGTCTGCGTCGTGCGGGTCTTCGACGGCGTGCTGCGCCGTGGCGTGAGGATCCGGATGATGGCGACCGGGAAGGTGTTCGAAGTCTCCCGGGTGGGCGTCTTCACGCCTCGGCCCGTCGAGGTGGAAGAGCTCGGTCCCGGGGAGGTGGGCTTCGTGATGGCCGGCATCAAGGAAGTCCGGGACACGCAGATCGGAGACACCATCACGTACGCCGAGCGCGGGGTGGCGGTCCCCCTGCCGGGATTCCGGCCGGTCAAGCCGATGGTGTTCTGCGGTCTCTACCCCGTCGAGACGCAGCAGTACGGGGCGCTCCGGGACGCGGTCGAAAAGCTCCGGCTCAACGACTCGTCCTTCACGTACGAACCGGAGACGTCCTCCGCTCTCGGCTTCGGTTTCCGGTGCGGGTTTCTCGGGCTCCTTCACATGGACATCGTGCGGGAACGGCTCGAGCGCGAGTTCGGGCTCGCGCTGATCGCCACCGCCCCGACGGTGGAGTACCGGGTCCGGACCACGGCCGGCGAGACGCTTTCGGTGGACAGTCCCGCCAAACTTCCGCCCCCGCAGAAGATCGCGGCCATCGAGGAACCTTTCATCCTCGCCACGATCCACGTGCCGGAGGAGGCGCTCGGTTCGGTGCTGGGTCTCTGCGAGGAAAAAAGAGGGGTGCAGAGGGAACTCAGGTTCCTGGGCCGCGGGCGCTTTCTCCTGCGCTACGAGTTACCCCTGAGCGAAGTGGTGCTCGACTTCTACGACCGGCTCAAGTCCCTGACGCGCGGCTATGCTTCGCTCGACTACGAGTTCCTGGAATGGCGCCCGGGCGACCTGGTGAAACTCGACCTGAGGATCAACGGCGAGCCGCTCGACGCCCTTTCGTCGATCGTCCACCGGGAAAAGGCGTACGTTCGGGGACGCGAACTCGCCCAGAAAATGAGGGAGCTCATCCCGCGCCAGCTTTTCGAGGTCGTGATCCAGGCAGCCGTCGGGTCGAAGGTCGTGGCGCGCGAGGTCGTCAAGCCCCTCCGGAAGAACGTGACCGCGAAGTGTTACGGCGGTGACGTGACGCGCAAACGGAAGCTTCTCGAAAGGCAGAAAGAAGGCAAGCGCCGCATGAAACAGGTCGGGCGCGTCGAGATCCCGCAGGAGGCGTTCCTGGCCGTACTCAAGGTCGGAACCTGA
- the lepB gene encoding signal peptidase I: MARKHEPASEATKKKSAAREYAEALGTAVLLALLLRTFVVQAFKIPSGSMEPTLQIGDYILVNKLVYGPRVPFLGKRLYAFSRPRRGDVIVFVYPVDPSKDFIKRVAAVEGDTIEIRDKKVYVNGTLAQDCHAYFADGENGTTLGPRDNYGPLVVPPGKVFVLGDNRDRSYDSRFWTIDGKPSPFVDLDAIKGKAFLIYWSWDGNDRWVRWERLGDRIH, translated from the coding sequence GTGGCCAGGAAACACGAACCCGCGTCGGAAGCGACGAAAAAGAAGTCGGCGGCCCGGGAGTACGCCGAGGCGCTCGGTACCGCGGTCCTCCTCGCGCTGCTCCTCCGTACGTTCGTCGTCCAGGCGTTCAAGATCCCTTCGGGCTCGATGGAACCCACCTTGCAGATCGGGGATTACATCCTCGTCAACAAACTGGTCTACGGCCCGCGGGTCCCTTTCCTCGGCAAGCGGCTCTACGCGTTCTCGCGGCCCCGTCGCGGCGACGTGATCGTCTTCGTGTATCCGGTGGACCCGAGCAAGGACTTCATCAAGCGCGTCGCGGCCGTGGAAGGGGACACGATCGAGATCCGCGACAAGAAGGTTTACGTCAACGGCACGTTGGCCCAGGACTGCCACGCCTATTTCGCGGACGGAGAGAACGGCACGACGCTGGGACCGCGCGACAACTACGGTCCTCTGGTCGTTCCCCCGGGCAAAGTGTTCGTCCTCGGCGACAATCGGGACCGCAGCTACGACAGTCGCTTCTGGACGATCGACGGAAAGCCGAGCCCTTTCGTCGACCTCGATGCCATCAAGGGAAAGGCGTTTTTGATTTACTGGTCCTGGGACGGGAACGACCGTTGGGTCCGGTGGGAAAGGCTCGGGGACCGCATCCATTGA
- the mtnP gene encoding S-methyl-5'-thioadenosine phosphorylase has translation MRTLAVIGGSGLYEMGGFTDVERRKVRTPFGEPSDEVVCGRIGEVRVLFLPRHGVGHRYLPGEVNYRANVFALKVLGAEWLLSVGAVGSLREDVAPGHLVLPDQFLDRTRGRPSTFFGRGIVAHVAFADPVCSEFRRCVRRAAEDCGATVHDGGVYVCMEGPQFSTRAESMLHRSWGGTVIGMTAVQEAKLAREAEMCFASLSLVTDYDCWNPASGDVEIEDVLRILGENVSLARRVVARTAELLPAERTCPCSRALENAVVTAPEAVPPRVREELAPLLEGHGRRRR, from the coding sequence TTGCGGACACTGGCGGTCATCGGAGGGAGCGGCCTCTACGAGATGGGGGGCTTCACGGACGTCGAGCGGCGGAAGGTGCGTACGCCGTTCGGCGAGCCGTCCGACGAGGTGGTCTGCGGCCGCATCGGGGAAGTGCGGGTTCTCTTCCTACCGCGTCACGGAGTGGGACACCGCTACCTTCCGGGAGAGGTCAACTACCGGGCCAACGTGTTCGCCCTGAAAGTCCTCGGTGCCGAGTGGCTCCTGAGCGTCGGTGCGGTCGGAAGCCTGAGGGAGGACGTGGCCCCGGGACACCTGGTGCTCCCGGACCAGTTCCTCGACCGCACCCGGGGAAGGCCGAGCACGTTTTTCGGCCGCGGGATCGTGGCTCACGTCGCGTTCGCGGATCCCGTGTGTTCGGAGTTTCGCCGCTGCGTTCGCCGGGCGGCCGAAGATTGTGGTGCCACGGTCCACGACGGCGGGGTCTACGTGTGCATGGAGGGGCCGCAGTTTTCCACCCGTGCCGAGTCGATGTTGCATCGGAGTTGGGGGGGGACGGTGATCGGGATGACGGCGGTGCAGGAGGCGAAACTCGCGAGAGAGGCCGAGATGTGCTTCGCGAGCCTTTCGCTGGTGACCGACTACGACTGCTGGAATCCTGCGTCCGGCGACGTGGAGATCGAGGACGTGTTGCGGATTCTGGGCGAGAACGTCTCGCTGGCCCGGCGGGTGGTCGCCCGAACCGCCGAACTCTTGCCGGCCGAACGGACCTGCCCGTGCTCGCGGGCTCTCGAGAACGCCGTCGTCACGGCCCCGGAAGCCGTTCCCCCGCGCGTCCGCGAGGAGCTGGCTCCCCTGCTCGAAGGACACGGGAGGCGCCGCCGGTGA